One segment of Effusibacillus pohliae DSM 22757 DNA contains the following:
- a CDS encoding replication-relaxation family protein translates to MIFRWLDHPSFHRDEQLIAILYDLGMATKRQLLAITGWHPRTLKDRLRQIRKRGNTIEERELWLKTYSIPGQVRDVAYSLGRLGMEYAQEMALQIHRVKEAPQAQVAHFLGINDILVRLLEKGYDRNRIAWLSSTEATDVLLRYWERERNSQIDRRQLIRPDARLILDDSRRFWVEYDNNTENPRQLERKFHNYVQTLMPIGETSPVVWVALTQNRRDYLKANWNAFVELFYKDKQTPQMYFFTSGEETKFFLSE, encoded by the coding sequence TTGATTTTTCGTTGGTTGGATCACCCGTCATTTCACCGGGATGAGCAATTGATTGCCATCCTCTATGATCTGGGGATGGCGACGAAAAGGCAGTTACTGGCGATTACGGGGTGGCACCCCCGCACACTGAAGGACAGATTGAGGCAAATTCGCAAAAGAGGTAACACCATAGAAGAGAGGGAGCTTTGGCTCAAAACGTATTCGATTCCTGGACAAGTCCGAGATGTTGCCTATTCTCTGGGACGGTTGGGCATGGAGTATGCCCAGGAGATGGCTCTACAAATCCACCGTGTTAAGGAAGCACCACAGGCACAAGTTGCCCACTTTCTTGGGATCAATGACATTCTGGTGCGTCTGTTAGAAAAGGGATATGACAGAAACCGAATCGCTTGGCTCTCTTCGACAGAAGCAACCGATGTTCTCTTGCGCTACTGGGAAAGGGAACGCAATAGCCAGATAGATCGACGTCAGTTAATTCGGCCCGACGCACGACTTATTTTAGACGACAGCCGCCGGTTTTGGGTCGAGTACGACAACAACACGGAAAATCCGCGACAGTTGGAGCGTAAGTTTCATAACTACGTCCAGACCTTGATGCCAATCGGAGAAACCAGCCCTGTTGTCTGGGTGGCACTCACCCAAAACAGACGCGATTACCTCAAAGCCAACTGGAATGCGTTTGTCGAGTTGTTCTACAAAGATAAGCAAACCCCCCAGATGTACTTTTTTACGTCAGGAGAAGAAACAAAATTTTTCCTATCTGAATAG